In Desulfomonile tiedjei DSM 6799, a genomic segment contains:
- a CDS encoding ATP-binding protein, with translation MSTNKIGQVLSCAPNSIIIEIADLGTFEKHKSDLQIGRYLKIAQGNNDYTIAAIKTLKGVNDSDRNGNPEWQFTIECQAVGTLVGNEIFERGSILLPVPTEPVYMADKITLDKLFTLDDQFNFPFGLLSLNKEISLKIDGNRFFSKHIAVVGSTGSGKSCTVAKILHDVVGIAGCKNLLCEQNNSHIIIFDIHDEYRSAFQLDQDQSFTLNVLDVDSLKLPYWLMNSEELESMFIESNEANSHNQVSQFKNAVILNKEKHNPHVKEMTYDTPVFFSIREVRQYIENMNREIIGRLPNENLPKLTDGQLVADRKDFYFDKIHDFVPASTAKETKATNGPFNGEFNRFVSRLETSLSDKRLKFLLDPLKPTGEQYSTSDFEEIMQQFLGYLNKSNVTIVDLSGIPFEVLSITVSLVSRLIFDFCFHYSKLRRDQDLLNDIPVMIVCEEAHNYVPQNDAVAYRSSRKSLERIAKEGRKYGLSLMVVSQRPSEVSETIFAQCNNFVALRLTNDSDQGYVRRLFPDNTSAITDILPNLAPGECIVVGDAVLLPAIIQMGLPNPQPQSQSVNFHEEWQSPWRDVTFNDVITRWRKE, from the coding sequence ATGTCTACGAATAAAATCGGTCAAGTATTATCATGCGCCCCCAATTCGATCATCATAGAAATCGCTGATCTAGGAACATTCGAGAAGCACAAATCTGATCTGCAGATTGGACGCTATCTAAAGATTGCACAGGGAAACAATGATTATACCATAGCTGCGATTAAGACACTTAAAGGCGTCAATGATTCCGACAGGAACGGTAACCCAGAGTGGCAATTCACGATTGAATGCCAAGCCGTTGGCACTCTCGTCGGTAATGAGATTTTCGAGCGAGGGAGTATCCTTCTTCCCGTACCAACTGAACCAGTTTATATGGCTGACAAAATAACTCTGGACAAACTCTTTACTCTTGATGATCAATTTAATTTCCCATTTGGCCTCTTGTCTCTAAACAAGGAGATTTCACTGAAAATCGATGGAAATCGCTTTTTCAGCAAGCACATAGCGGTAGTCGGTTCTACAGGTTCGGGCAAATCCTGCACAGTCGCAAAAATACTGCATGATGTCGTAGGCATTGCAGGCTGCAAGAACCTTCTTTGCGAGCAGAATAATTCACACATAATTATATTCGATATTCACGACGAATATAGAAGTGCTTTTCAGTTGGACCAAGATCAATCCTTCACATTGAATGTCCTGGATGTTGATTCTCTAAAGCTGCCGTACTGGTTGATGAATTCTGAGGAATTAGAAAGCATGTTCATTGAAAGTAATGAGGCAAACTCACATAATCAGGTCTCGCAATTCAAGAACGCTGTTATACTAAACAAAGAAAAACATAATCCTCATGTGAAAGAAATGACTTACGACACGCCCGTTTTCTTTTCGATCCGAGAGGTCCGTCAATATATAGAAAACATGAACCGGGAAATAATCGGCAGGTTACCCAACGAAAACTTGCCTAAGCTAACCGACGGCCAACTCGTAGCTGATCGAAAGGATTTCTATTTTGACAAAATTCATGATTTCGTGCCGGCCTCGACCGCCAAAGAAACCAAAGCTACAAACGGCCCCTTTAATGGTGAATTCAATCGGTTTGTTTCCAGGTTAGAGACTAGTCTATCGGACAAGCGGCTCAAGTTCTTGTTAGATCCATTGAAACCAACCGGAGAACAGTATAGTACCAGTGATTTTGAGGAGATTATGCAGCAGTTCCTGGGCTATTTGAACAAATCTAATGTGACAATAGTTGATCTGAGTGGCATCCCATTTGAGGTTCTGAGCATAACAGTAAGTCTGGTCTCTCGGTTGATTTTCGATTTCTGCTTCCATTATTCTAAATTGCGCCGTGATCAGGATCTACTGAACGATATTCCTGTGATGATAGTGTGCGAAGAGGCACATAATTATGTGCCACAAAACGATGCCGTCGCTTACCGGTCCTCACGAAAATCCCTCGAACGTATCGCAAAAGAAGGCAGGAAATATGGTCTTAGTCTAATGGTGGTCAGTCAGCGTCCTTCCGAAGTGTCGGAGACAATCTTTGCTCAGTGCAACAATTTTGTGGCCCTGCGTTTGACGAATGATAGCGATCAGGGATACGTTCGCCGCCTCTTCCCAGATAACACATCAGCAATTACCGACATTTTACCAAATTTGGCTCCTGGGGAATGCATCGTGGTAGGAGACGCTGTTTTGCTTCCCGCTATCATACAGATGGGACTCCCAAATCCACAACCTCAATCACAAAGCGTGAATTTCCATGAAGAGTGGCAATCACCTTGGCGGGACGTGACATTCAACGATGTGATCACCAGATGGAGAAAGGAATAG
- a CDS encoding SDR family NAD(P)-dependent oxidoreductase, translating to MSIEQYFRGKGCVVTGAASGIGYAVSEALLNVGATVFMADRDTKTLTSAVEQLSGHADRVHSATVDVTKQEQVQHLIHDAASRHGRLDILFNNAGIGGTMPILEATLEHWRRVIDINLWGVIYGIDAALPIMRSQGGGHIVNTSSIAGLIPLPYQAIYAASKFAVAGLSESLRFELEEDGILFSVVCPGDVATRIYGTPILGERIEVKPPPSAIPADEAARTILTGVANKEGIIAFPENARQGWRAYWASPEGSESYLRDMARDRRRAYETCGSYYSSD from the coding sequence ATGTCTATTGAACAGTACTTTCGTGGTAAGGGCTGCGTTGTTACCGGCGCAGCGTCGGGCATTGGTTATGCCGTCAGCGAAGCACTGCTGAATGTTGGAGCGACCGTCTTCATGGCGGATCGGGACACGAAGACGCTGACCTCCGCTGTCGAGCAACTGAGCGGGCATGCGGACAGGGTTCATTCCGCGACTGTGGACGTTACCAAACAGGAACAGGTTCAGCACTTGATCCACGACGCGGCTTCTCGGCATGGCAGGCTCGACATTCTTTTCAACAACGCCGGCATCGGCGGCACCATGCCGATTCTCGAAGCAACACTGGAACACTGGCGTCGGGTAATCGACATCAATCTGTGGGGTGTCATCTATGGGATTGACGCGGCCCTTCCCATCATGCGCAGCCAAGGCGGAGGCCACATCGTCAACACATCGTCAATTGCCGGGCTCATACCCCTCCCCTATCAGGCAATTTACGCGGCATCTAAATTCGCGGTTGCCGGACTCAGCGAGTCACTTCGATTCGAGCTTGAGGAAGACGGCATTCTCTTTTCTGTTGTGTGCCCCGGAGACGTAGCGACCCGAATTTACGGAACTCCGATTCTTGGCGAACGAATAGAAGTAAAACCTCCGCCCAGCGCGATTCCCGCAGACGAGGCCGCTCGGACCATCCTTACAGGCGTTGCGAATAAAGAGGGAATCATAGCTTTCCCCGAAAACGCTCGGCAGGGGTGGCGGGCTTACTGGGCTTCCCCTGAAGGCAGCGAGAGCTATTTGCGCGACATGGCCCGTGATCGTCGCCGCGCTTATGAAACCTGTGGATCCTATTATTCTTCGGACTGA
- a CDS encoding acetoacetate decarboxylase family protein yields MFKFDDNKCYKMPAHFGGFDHDPTQVLYYRDVVTVSYTYTTDGDRLADYLPEGFELLRPELNIALTQGREIDWMAGSGYNLIEVDAPVRFNGKRDRLEGAFALVVWENKTAPILGGREETGIPKVFADIEDLHLFQGNCSSNVSHEGNTFLRLEMTGAQPLDGEELAQLKTLGANRNLFGWRYIGKVGGPGADLSQPILYPQSSEINSAWTGSGMVQWIEQTWQQNPMQFHIIKALAELPIIEMAPVLMIKGMALLKPAAARVLE; encoded by the coding sequence ATGTTCAAATTCGACGACAACAAATGCTACAAGATGCCAGCGCACTTCGGCGGGTTCGATCATGACCCAACCCAAGTACTGTACTATCGTGATGTAGTAACTGTGAGCTACACGTACACAACCGATGGAGACCGGCTTGCCGATTATTTGCCCGAAGGCTTTGAGCTGCTCAGGCCCGAACTGAATATAGCTTTGACTCAGGGCAGAGAGATCGACTGGATGGCGGGATCAGGCTACAATCTGATCGAGGTCGACGCACCGGTCCGCTTCAACGGCAAACGTGATCGACTGGAAGGGGCTTTTGCACTTGTAGTCTGGGAGAACAAGACAGCACCAATTCTTGGGGGAAGAGAAGAAACAGGAATTCCCAAAGTCTTTGCCGATATTGAAGATCTGCACCTATTCCAAGGGAACTGCTCCAGCAATGTCAGCCATGAAGGAAACACCTTCCTACGCCTAGAGATGACCGGAGCCCAGCCTTTGGACGGGGAGGAATTGGCTCAACTCAAGACTCTTGGGGCCAACAGAAACCTATTTGGGTGGCGCTATATCGGCAAGGTTGGAGGTCCGGGTGCGGATTTGAGCCAGCCCATACTCTATCCGCAGAGTTCCGAGATCAACAGCGCCTGGACGGGCAGCGGAATGGTCCAATGGATAGAGCAGACCTGGCAGCAAAATCCGATGCAGTTTCATATCATCAAGGCGCTGGCAGAGTTGCCTATTATCGAAATGGCTCCTGTGCTCATGATCAAGGGCATGGCTCTTTTGAAACCAGCGGCAGCGCGTGTTCTTGAGTAA
- a CDS encoding site-specific integrase has protein sequence MPMEVVRRILNLAVGEWLDEHGLTWLQSAPKIRLLPRDDAREPYPLSWDEQRRLFAALPEHLRMMCLFAINTGLRNKEVCGLRWDDEVEIPELETSVFIIPKERVKNKEDRLVVLNRVARAVIHRMRGDHPVWGFTYKRSPVKSMYNTAWKAAREEVGLPFVRIHDLKHTYGRRLRSAGVSSEDRQDLLGHKSGRITTHYSAPELINLIQASERVCGENWCKSGAVTILRRKIPPQLVGNRAG, from the coding sequence ATGCCCATGGAAGTGGTGAGACGAATCTTGAATTTGGCCGTTGGGGAGTGGTTGGATGAGCACGGTCTTACTTGGCTCCAGTCTGCCCCCAAGATCCGTTTGCTACCGCGCGACGATGCCAGGGAGCCTTATCCTTTGTCCTGGGATGAGCAAAGGAGGCTGTTTGCCGCTCTTCCCGAGCATCTCAGGATGATGTGCCTCTTCGCCATCAACACGGGGCTCCGGAATAAAGAGGTGTGTGGATTGCGGTGGGACGATGAAGTGGAGATTCCGGAATTGGAAACCAGCGTGTTCATCATACCGAAGGAGAGGGTCAAGAATAAAGAAGATCGTCTTGTGGTACTGAATCGCGTGGCAAGGGCAGTGATTCACCGGATGCGCGGTGATCATCCTGTGTGGGGCTTCACCTACAAACGCTCTCCCGTAAAGAGCATGTACAATACCGCTTGGAAGGCGGCAAGGGAGGAAGTGGGCTTGCCGTTTGTGAGAATCCACGATCTCAAGCACACCTATGGTCGCAGGTTACGATCAGCGGGTGTTTCATCTGAGGATCGGCAGGACCTCCTCGGCCATAAGTCGGGGAGGATCACGACGCATTATTCGGCACCCGAATTGATCAATTTGATACAAGCTTCGGAGCGGGTTTGCGGAGAGAATTGGTGCAAATCTGGTGCAGTGACGATTCTGAGACGAAAAATCCCGCCGCAGCTTGTTGGTAACCGAGCGGGATAA
- a CDS encoding helix-turn-helix domain-containing protein, giving the protein MVENWSPHGDPQPEAAMLQLMDVKDIAKILKIAPKTVHKLVREGKLGCVQVTDKDRRFTREQVQTHIASQSVYVPSNKKPQNAI; this is encoded by the coding sequence ATGGTAGAAAACTGGTCGCCCCATGGTGACCCACAACCTGAGGCAGCGATGCTTCAGCTCATGGATGTTAAAGATATTGCTAAGATTCTGAAAATTGCTCCCAAGACAGTTCATAAATTAGTGCGAGAAGGAAAACTTGGATGCGTGCAAGTCACTGACAAGGATCGTCGATTTACGCGTGAACAGGTCCAGACCCACATAGCTTCTCAAAGTGTCTATGTCCCATCTAATAAAAAACCTCAAAACGCTATTTAG
- a CDS encoding ankyrin repeat domain-containing protein, protein MIHHKIRTCFVILILIIAFAELMSSSVAMSLPNDDLINAARHCDIETIREFISLDANVNVVDEHCYSPLMWVLEQACHRDIVELLLNNGARVNHQNRSFQTPLIEASHRCGPEIVELLLSHGADVTLRDVTGQTALHYAAYSMDDPRKMALLIARGASIDAKDGTRQTPLLTACSYGRKNLVVFLMENGADINARDSQGETALHKAARGRKGPVLELLISKGLNVNLRDDKGRTSLHVICDTLDGDPGSLIIGYISTISTLLNAGVDVHAKDNSGNTALMLIKKNADFSKHWWKVEKTEELCMQHRPDLENIRIEPGDPRLKPGSELLRKGWSKICFNFFTARRAYNEAIELLKSHGAEE, encoded by the coding sequence ATGATACATCACAAAATTAGAACTTGCTTCGTCATCTTAATCCTGATCATCGCGTTTGCCGAATTGATGTCGAGTTCCGTAGCCATGAGTCTGCCTAATGACGATCTCATAAATGCCGCTAGACACTGTGACATTGAAACGATAAGGGAATTCATCTCACTGGACGCGAACGTAAATGTAGTGGATGAGCATTGCTATTCGCCTCTGATGTGGGTACTCGAACAAGCATGCCATCGCGATATCGTGGAATTACTCCTCAACAACGGAGCACGCGTTAATCATCAGAATCGTTCATTCCAAACCCCCTTGATAGAAGCAAGTCATAGGTGCGGACCGGAAATTGTGGAACTGTTGCTCTCTCATGGCGCAGACGTCACCCTGAGAGATGTGACTGGCCAGACGGCATTACATTACGCGGCATATAGTATGGATGATCCCCGAAAAATGGCATTACTTATTGCCCGAGGCGCTTCGATTGATGCGAAAGATGGAACCAGGCAGACCCCGTTACTGACAGCCTGTTCGTACGGTCGCAAGAATCTTGTGGTTTTTCTAATGGAGAATGGGGCTGACATTAATGCAAGAGACTCCCAAGGTGAAACCGCTCTACACAAGGCCGCAAGGGGGCGAAAGGGACCTGTTTTGGAGCTGCTTATTTCCAAAGGATTGAACGTAAATCTGAGAGATGACAAGGGAAGAACCTCCCTTCATGTTATTTGCGATACCTTGGACGGAGATCCAGGATCACTTATCATTGGTTACATATCCACTATAAGCACGCTATTGAATGCAGGGGTGGATGTACACGCAAAGGACAACAGCGGCAACACGGCTTTAATGCTGATCAAGAAGAATGCTGATTTCTCAAAACATTGGTGGAAAGTGGAGAAGACGGAAGAGTTATGTATGCAACACCGTCCTGATTTGGAAAACATACGAATAGAACCAGGCGACCCAAGGCTAAAGCCCGGTAGCGAATTATTACGGAAAGGATGGTCAAAAATTTGCTTCAATTTCTTTACGGCAAGGCGTGCATATAATGAGGCAATCGAATTGTTGAAATCGCATGGCGCTGAAGAATAA
- a CDS encoding class I SAM-dependent methyltransferase translates to MESDPYENLADHYDWMTQKDLEREEFFRQLFKDHRICDVLDCACGTGMDLMMFHSFGCNVMGSDLSDAMLIRARKNLSEAGREIPVRKVDFRKLEKSYTAQFDAVVCLSNAINEVLDEEGLRRALRSMKAVLRPGGILVFDQGQSDAMMKNPPKFDPVINNRDFSRLFVLEYSGNLMKVNIFDFVHTEENSTFYAASVNVAIRLKDDWDRLLSKTGFNNVECFGDFKFSTYDKESSRRLIAIAQK, encoded by the coding sequence ATGGAGAGCGACCCTTACGAGAATCTTGCTGACCACTACGATTGGATGACTCAGAAAGATCTAGAGCGGGAGGAATTCTTTAGGCAGCTATTCAAGGACCACCGTATCTGTGATGTACTCGACTGCGCATGCGGAACCGGCATGGACCTGATGATGTTTCATTCGTTCGGCTGCAATGTGATGGGATCTGACCTGTCCGATGCGATGCTCATCCGAGCGAGGAAGAATCTGAGTGAAGCTGGTCGGGAGATCCCCGTCAGGAAGGTGGACTTTCGAAAGCTTGAAAAGAGCTACACGGCACAATTTGATGCCGTGGTGTGCCTTTCGAATGCGATCAACGAAGTCCTCGATGAAGAAGGGCTGCGTCGAGCTCTCCGAAGCATGAAGGCAGTCTTGCGTCCTGGAGGGATACTGGTTTTTGACCAGGGGCAGTCTGATGCAATGATGAAGAATCCCCCCAAATTCGATCCGGTCATAAACAATCGTGACTTTTCCCGATTGTTCGTACTTGAATATTCCGGAAATCTGATGAAGGTCAACATATTCGATTTCGTTCACACCGAGGAGAATTCTACATTTTACGCCGCATCTGTAAATGTGGCGATCCGGCTGAAGGATGATTGGGACAGATTGCTCTCCAAAACTGGATTCAATAATGTTGAGTGTTTTGGAGATTTCAAGTTCTCAACCTATGATAAGGAATCAAGTCGGCGTCTCATAGCAATTGCTCAGAAATAA
- a CDS encoding FGGY-family carbohydrate kinase, giving the protein MTQDRHCYIGIDVGTGSARAGVFNASGKMLGQSSHPIRMWRPQADFVEQSSDDIWGACAVAVRQAVKEADIDPVNVRGIGFDATCSLVALDENDRPVSVSPTGNDEQNVIVWMDHRALEQTAHINGGGHAVLRYVGGIISPEMESPKLSWLKENFPDCWKRTRRFFDLADFLTYRSTGDETRSLCTTVCKWTYQGHLDPKIPGSVGGWDDTYWQSIGLGELVAEGYRRIGTRIRPMGEPIGQGLTKGAAANFGLVPGTPVAVSIIDAHAGGIGMLGARLAEGGQIELEKRLALIGGTSSCHMAVSEDPRFVNGVWGPFYSAMVPGLWLTEGGQSATGALIDHIIFSHVRSRELEQDAKMRGITVYEILAEVLDRLATGTEFPAGLTSELHVQPDFHGNRSPRANPHARGMISGLRLSDSLEDLALLYLATIQAVAHGTRHILDAMTDSGYEIETVLTTGGGAKNPIFLREHADITGRRIVLPKEAEAVLLGSAMLGAVAAGDYATVAEAMTKMSAADTVIEPCQGAAARYHDAKHEVFLRMYEDQLYYNALMNRKS; this is encoded by the coding sequence ATGACGCAGGATCGGCACTGCTATATCGGCATCGACGTTGGGACGGGGAGTGCGCGGGCGGGGGTTTTTAACGCAAGCGGCAAAATGCTCGGGCAAAGCTCGCACCCTATCAGAATGTGGAGGCCGCAGGCCGACTTCGTGGAGCAATCGTCAGATGACATTTGGGGCGCATGTGCGGTGGCAGTACGCCAAGCAGTCAAAGAGGCAGATATCGATCCGGTCAACGTGCGAGGGATCGGGTTCGATGCGACCTGCTCCCTGGTTGCTCTGGACGAGAACGATCGGCCGGTATCGGTGAGTCCTACCGGTAACGACGAACAGAATGTCATTGTTTGGATGGACCACAGAGCCCTGGAGCAGACGGCTCACATCAACGGCGGGGGACATGCCGTGCTGCGCTACGTTGGCGGGATCATCTCCCCTGAAATGGAGTCGCCCAAGCTCAGTTGGCTCAAAGAGAATTTCCCTGATTGCTGGAAGCGAACTCGTCGATTTTTCGATCTCGCTGATTTCCTCACCTATCGCTCCACCGGCGATGAAACCCGCTCGTTATGTACCACGGTTTGCAAGTGGACCTACCAGGGCCACCTTGATCCCAAGATACCAGGCAGTGTCGGAGGCTGGGACGACACTTATTGGCAGTCCATCGGACTCGGTGAACTGGTTGCGGAAGGCTACCGCCGTATCGGAACCCGCATCCGGCCCATGGGAGAGCCTATCGGGCAGGGGCTTACGAAAGGCGCTGCCGCGAATTTCGGCCTTGTTCCGGGAACGCCGGTTGCGGTGTCCATTATCGATGCCCATGCCGGTGGCATTGGAATGCTGGGAGCACGTCTTGCCGAAGGCGGGCAGATTGAGCTGGAAAAGCGGCTGGCGCTCATTGGCGGCACTTCCAGTTGTCACATGGCGGTCTCCGAAGACCCTCGATTTGTCAACGGAGTCTGGGGTCCGTTTTATTCAGCCATGGTCCCAGGATTATGGCTCACCGAGGGCGGTCAATCCGCCACTGGGGCGCTCATCGATCACATCATCTTCAGTCACGTTCGGAGCCGTGAGCTTGAGCAAGATGCCAAAATGCGCGGGATCACCGTTTATGAAATCCTCGCGGAAGTCCTGGATAGGCTCGCCACTGGAACGGAGTTTCCCGCCGGGCTCACCAGCGAACTCCACGTGCAACCGGATTTCCATGGCAACCGCTCTCCCAGAGCCAATCCTCACGCGCGCGGGATGATCTCGGGTCTGCGGCTCAGCGACAGCCTCGAAGACCTCGCACTGCTTTACCTGGCCACAATCCAAGCAGTGGCACACGGTACACGCCACATCCTGGATGCCATGACCGACAGCGGTTATGAAATCGAAACAGTGCTCACCACCGGTGGCGGTGCCAAAAATCCCATCTTCCTACGCGAACACGCGGACATCACCGGGCGAAGAATCGTCCTCCCCAAAGAGGCCGAGGCCGTGCTCCTCGGCTCGGCCATGCTCGGCGCGGTCGCGGCCGGGGACTACGCCACGGTTGCGGAAGCGATGACCAAAATGAGCGCCGCGGACACGGTTATCGAACCCTGCCAGGGCGCCGCAGCAAGATACCATGATGCCAAGCATGAGGTTTTTCTCCGGATGTACGAGGATCAGCTCTATTACAATGCCTTAATGAACAGAAAATCCTAG